In a single window of the Deltaproteobacteria bacterium genome:
- a CDS encoding HU family DNA-binding protein, with protein MTKAELVDNMAKDAGISKAAAGTALNSFVDSVTKALKKKDGKVTLVGFGTFSKVRRKARKGRNPQTGETIKIKASNTVRFKPGKALKEAI; from the coding sequence ATGACAAAGGCAGAACTTGTGGACAACATGGCCAAGGATGCCGGCATTTCCAAGGCGGCGGCGGGAACGGCTCTTAACTCTTTTGTCGACAGCGTAACCAAGGCCTTGAAGAAAAAAGACGGCAAGGTGACATTGGTCGGCTTCGGGACCTTCTCAAAGGTACGCCGCAAAGCCCGTAAGGGAAGAAATCCTCAGACTGGAGAAACCATCAAGATCAAGGCATCCAATACGGTAAGATTCAAGCCGGGGAAAGCTCTGAAAGAAGCTATCTAA
- a CDS encoding acylphosphatase, which produces MKKVRAHAVIDGRVQGVCFRMDTRLAASERNVKGWVRNMRDGRVEAVFEGEENDVKSMLKWCEAGPPLARVNKVAVEWESHTGQFDTFQITFA; this is translated from the coding sequence ATGAAAAAGGTTAGAGCACATGCAGTAATTGACGGACGCGTCCAGGGGGTCTGCTTCAGGATGGACACGAGGCTCGCAGCCTCGGAGCGGAACGTCAAAGGTTGGGTGAGGAATATGCGCGATGGCCGAGTCGAAGCAGTATTTGAAGGCGAGGAGAATGACGTAAAATCTATGCTGAAGTGGTGCGAGGCTGGTCCGCCTTTGGCTCGCGTGAACAAGGTGGCCGTTGAATGGGAATCCCACACAGGGCAGTTTGACACCTTTCAGATCACCTTTGCATAA
- a CDS encoding sigma-54-dependent Fis family transcriptional regulator gives MAKNVLVIDDESNLRHMLTAVLEKAGYAVVGAANGMDALPLLESRGFDVVLCDLRMPKMDGIDFLKEIAERRINTTTIVMSAYGTIDTAVEAMKLGAADYISKPFKPEEILLKLTQVEERNRLREENVRLRNAVQQTYSFQNMVAKSKAMAGIFVTIRKVADYKTTVLITGESGTGKELIARAIHYNGFRKNKPLVAVNCGGLPENLLESELFGHVKGAFTDAAKDKKGLFQEANGGTLFLDEIGELPLALQVKLLRVLQDEIVRPVGTTESIKVDVRIIAATSVDLANEVKDGTFRDDLFYRINVLLIEVPALRNRKEDIPLLVNHFVGKFKKRLKKERKTFRPDALQALMDYSWPGNVRELENVIERTMVLTELDEIPLSELPDSIRDIPSTIGGPLPSNEISLKANTMALEKALIERALAKTDNNRTRAARLLEISHPTLLSKMKTYSIS, from the coding sequence ATGGCAAAAAACGTTCTTGTCATCGACGACGAATCTAACTTGCGTCACATGCTAACTGCAGTCCTTGAAAAGGCCGGGTATGCGGTTGTTGGCGCTGCAAACGGCATGGATGCCTTGCCCTTGCTGGAAAGCAGGGGCTTTGACGTTGTCCTCTGTGATCTGCGCATGCCGAAAATGGACGGGATTGACTTCCTGAAAGAGATAGCCGAACGACGTATCAACACAACGACAATTGTGATGTCGGCATACGGCACAATCGATACAGCCGTGGAAGCCATGAAGCTTGGTGCGGCAGACTACATCTCCAAGCCCTTCAAACCGGAGGAGATCCTTCTTAAACTAACGCAGGTTGAAGAACGGAACCGATTGAGAGAAGAAAATGTCAGGCTCCGGAATGCTGTCCAGCAAACCTACTCATTTCAGAATATGGTGGCCAAAAGCAAGGCAATGGCAGGAATCTTTGTGACTATTCGCAAGGTTGCCGACTACAAGACAACAGTCTTAATTACAGGCGAAAGCGGCACTGGAAAGGAGTTGATTGCCAGGGCCATTCACTATAACGGCTTTCGAAAAAACAAGCCTTTGGTAGCCGTCAACTGTGGGGGCTTGCCCGAAAACCTTTTAGAAAGCGAGCTCTTTGGGCATGTGAAGGGAGCCTTCACTGACGCAGCCAAAGACAAGAAAGGGCTCTTTCAAGAAGCAAATGGGGGCACTCTCTTCCTTGATGAGATCGGAGAACTGCCCCTGGCTCTTCAGGTGAAGCTACTCCGGGTCCTGCAAGACGAAATAGTGAGGCCCGTGGGCACCACGGAATCCATCAAGGTTGATGTGCGAATCATTGCAGCTACGTCAGTAGATTTGGCAAATGAGGTCAAAGACGGAACCTTTCGAGACGACCTTTTTTACAGAATCAATGTGCTCCTTATCGAAGTGCCTGCCCTGCGCAATCGAAAAGAGGACATTCCGCTCCTGGTCAATCATTTTGTCGGTAAGTTCAAAAAGCGACTCAAAAAAGAGAGGAAGACATTTCGACCGGATGCGCTTCAAGCCCTCATGGACTATTCGTGGCCAGGCAACGTCAGAGAACTGGAAAACGTTATTGAACGTACTATGGTATTGACCGAACTGGACGAGATCCCCCTCAGTGAACTACCGGATTCGATACGGGATATTCCCTCAACCATAGGTGGCCCTTTGCCTTCCAACGAAATCTCGCTCAAGGCAAATACCATGGCTCTCGAAAAAGCCCTGATTGAAAGGGCTCTGGCGAAAACTGACAACAATCGCACCCGTGCAGCCAGACTCCTGGAAATCAGTCATCCCACGCTTCTTTCAAAGATGAAAACCTACAGCATTTCGTAG
- the ftsY gene encoding signal recognition particle-docking protein FtsY, which produces MKWFRRKKKAEKAPEEEPCQPVGQDFQPDAAQEAEQILESVETEEQDVATEEEKQGFFRRLRNRLSKTRKSFVNRVDQLLLGKKEIDEELLENLEEILITSDIGVQTTMDLIQKVREKIGRKDVNNTEELKEALQEEILAFLKVEPGPDSVSLETPYVIMVVGVNGVGKTTTIGKLAARYMKDGKRVLLVAADTFRAAAVEQLDIWAQRVGSEVVRHKGKSDPSAVVYDGIHAARSRGVDVVIIDTAGRLHTKVNLMEELKKIRRTVARQLPDAPHEILLVLDATTGQNAISQAQLFHEAIEITGIALTKLDGTAKGGIVVGICHSLGLPLKYIGLGEKVDDLQEFDADAFMKALF; this is translated from the coding sequence ATGAAATGGTTTAGAAGAAAAAAGAAGGCAGAAAAGGCCCCTGAGGAAGAACCCTGCCAGCCCGTGGGACAGGATTTTCAGCCTGACGCAGCACAAGAGGCTGAACAGATTCTCGAATCAGTTGAGACTGAAGAGCAAGATGTTGCGACCGAGGAAGAAAAACAAGGATTTTTCCGGAGACTCAGAAACCGCCTCTCCAAGACACGAAAGTCCTTTGTAAACCGTGTGGATCAGCTTTTGCTGGGGAAAAAGGAGATTGACGAAGAACTCCTCGAAAACCTTGAAGAAATACTCATCACCTCGGACATAGGCGTGCAGACCACCATGGACTTAATCCAAAAAGTGAGAGAAAAGATCGGTAGGAAAGACGTGAACAATACTGAAGAACTCAAGGAGGCTCTTCAAGAAGAGATCCTGGCTTTTCTCAAGGTCGAGCCAGGTCCAGACAGTGTTTCCCTGGAAACACCTTATGTCATAATGGTAGTGGGAGTAAACGGTGTAGGTAAGACAACAACGATTGGCAAGCTTGCTGCTCGTTATATGAAGGACGGCAAGCGGGTTCTGTTGGTTGCCGCTGACACCTTCCGGGCAGCAGCCGTTGAGCAGTTGGACATTTGGGCCCAACGTGTGGGCTCTGAAGTGGTCCGGCACAAGGGAAAGTCCGACCCTTCCGCTGTGGTCTATGATGGTATTCATGCGGCAAGATCAAGGGGCGTTGATGTGGTTATCATTGACACTGCAGGACGTCTTCACACCAAAGTCAATCTTATGGAAGAACTCAAGAAAATCCGTCGGACAGTGGCCAGGCAACTCCCTGACGCCCCCCATGAAATCCTGCTGGTGCTTGATGCCACGACCGGACAGAATGCCATCTCGCAAGCTCAACTCTTTCACGAAGCCATTGAAATCACCGGAATTGCCCTTACCAAACTGGACGGCACGGCAAAGGGAGGGATCGTCGTGGGCATATGCCACAGCCTCGGGCTTCCCCTCAAATATATTGGCCTGGGAGAAAAGGTCGATGACCTGCAGGAGTTTGACGCTGATGCCTTTATGAAGGCGTTGTTCTAG